Proteins encoded in a region of the Pseudomonas viciae genome:
- a CDS encoding ATP-dependent zinc protease, with product MKSFLALLSLVALPVLAAEPTLYGRYEYIALPEIGGEVLKAKMDTGALTASLSAKDIETFTRDGDDWVRFRLATKDASNKVYEHKIARISKIKTRSEEDEDDDEKIAPTKRPVVDLELCLGNVRRTVEVNLTDRSSFNYPLLIGAKALREFGAAVNPARRFTADKPDC from the coding sequence ATGAAATCCTTTCTCGCCCTGCTTTCCCTGGTGGCCCTTCCAGTGCTGGCCGCCGAGCCGACCCTGTACGGGCGCTACGAATACATCGCGTTGCCGGAAATCGGTGGCGAGGTGCTCAAGGCCAAGATGGACACCGGCGCCCTGACCGCGTCGCTGTCGGCCAAGGACATCGAAACCTTCACCCGCGACGGTGACGACTGGGTGCGGTTCCGCCTGGCGACCAAGGATGCGAGCAACAAGGTTTACGAGCACAAGATCGCGCGCATCAGCAAGATCAAGACCCGTTCCGAAGAAGATGAAGACGACGACGAAAAAATCGCCCCCACCAAGCGTCCGGTGGTCGATCTGGAGTTGTGCCTGGGTAACGTCAGGCGCACGGTCGAGGTCAACCTGACCGACCGCAGCAGTTTCAATTACCCGTTGTTGATTGGTGCCAAGGCATTGCGTGAGTTCGGCGCGGCGGTGAACCCGGCGCGGCGGTTTACGGCAGATAAGCCGGACTGCTGA
- a CDS encoding acyltransferase codes for MRRLLTGCFVTLLLLLNTLVLFGPLMVFALLKLVLPGRFRDYASWAVMWIAETWAEIDKLIFALCIPTRWDIRGGGNLRRDTSYLVISNHQSWVDIPALVQTLNRRTPFFKFFLKKELVWVPFLGLAWWALDYPFMKRYTKAFLAKHPELAGKDLEITRQACELFKRQPVTVVNYLEGTRFTAAKSQQQQSPFTHLLKPKAGGVAFVLAAMGEQLDAVLDVTVVYPQDRIPGFWDLISGAVPRVIIDIQTRELDPALWQGDYENDPVFRQFVQDWVNQLWTEKDRRIAALRSERG; via the coding sequence ATGCGCCGCCTGCTCACCGGCTGTTTCGTCACCCTGCTGCTGTTACTCAACACCCTGGTGCTGTTCGGCCCGCTGATGGTGTTCGCGTTGCTCAAACTGGTCCTGCCCGGACGTTTTCGCGACTACGCCTCGTGGGCGGTGATGTGGATCGCCGAGACCTGGGCCGAGATCGACAAGCTGATCTTTGCCCTGTGCATCCCCACCCGCTGGGACATTCGCGGCGGCGGTAACTTGCGGCGCGACACCTCCTACCTGGTGATCAGCAATCACCAATCCTGGGTCGACATCCCCGCCCTCGTCCAGACCCTCAACCGGCGCACGCCATTCTTCAAGTTCTTCCTCAAGAAAGAACTGGTCTGGGTGCCCTTCCTGGGACTGGCCTGGTGGGCGCTGGACTATCCGTTCATGAAGCGCTACACCAAGGCCTTCCTGGCCAAGCATCCGGAACTGGCCGGCAAGGATCTGGAAATCACCCGGCAGGCCTGCGAGCTGTTCAAGCGCCAACCGGTCACCGTGGTGAACTACCTCGAAGGCACGCGCTTCACCGCCGCCAAAAGCCAACAGCAACAGTCACCCTTCACCCACCTGCTCAAGCCCAAGGCCGGCGGCGTGGCGTTCGTGCTGGCGGCGATGGGTGAACAACTGGACGCGGTACTGGACGTGACCGTGGTCTATCCGCAAGACCGTATTCCCGGGTTCTGGGACTTGATCAGCGGCGCGGTACCCCGGGTCATCATCGACATCCAGACCCGAGAACTGGACCCAGCGCTGTGGCAGGGCGATTACGAAAATGATCCGGTGTTTCGCCAGTTTGTACAGGATTGGGTCAATCAGCTGTGGACTGAGAAGGATCGGCGTATTGCGGCTTTGCGCAGCGAGCGTGGCTGA
- a CDS encoding DUF2780 domain-containing protein produces MKVSRSFALSCLLTLAAGPAFAQFSLSDAANVVSAMQGNQGEQAEGAVAAAPKAAGLLNTLGSELKITPEQAIGGAGAMLGLAKNRLSEPQFSELSRSVPGLDQIAGNSAIGGLNGLGGLLGGGSDKNALLDGLLGNVKDTNDLTTAFSALGMDSGMIGQFAPVILQYLGQQGVGSSLLQSLGGIWGAGI; encoded by the coding sequence ATGAAGGTTTCACGCAGTTTTGCACTGTCCTGCCTGCTGACGCTGGCAGCCGGCCCGGCCTTCGCGCAGTTCAGCCTCAGTGATGCGGCCAATGTGGTATCGGCGATGCAAGGTAATCAAGGCGAGCAGGCAGAGGGCGCCGTGGCCGCCGCGCCGAAAGCCGCCGGGTTGCTCAATACCCTGGGATCGGAACTCAAGATCACGCCGGAACAGGCCATCGGCGGTGCCGGTGCGATGCTGGGGCTGGCAAAGAACCGGCTCAGCGAGCCGCAGTTTTCCGAGTTGAGTAGAAGTGTGCCGGGCCTCGATCAGATCGCCGGCAACAGCGCCATCGGTGGGCTCAATGGCCTGGGCGGTTTACTCGGTGGCGGATCGGATAAAAACGCGTTACTCGACGGATTGCTGGGGAACGTCAAGGACACCAACGACCTGACTACTGCCTTCAGTGCGCTGGGCATGGACAGCGGCATGATCGGGCAGTTTGCCCCGGTAATCCTCCAGTACCTAGGCCAGCAGGGTGTGGGCAGTTCGTTGCTGCAGAGCCTGGGGGGTATTTGGGGCGCAGGTATCTGA
- a CDS encoding DUF3757 domain-containing protein → MTGGGAGILLLMIGHVHAGEITCPAVTQIHHNTESVEVQDHREWQSQSLVEVVDPARWQFNGAEFAVHEADGDGQAPTRATITCKYGELNLTLEYLQVQETTSLPWADNRCESPDTHMCRLINADYFSLSF, encoded by the coding sequence ATGACTGGCGGCGGCGCCGGAATACTCCTGCTGATGATCGGCCATGTCCACGCCGGTGAAATAACCTGTCCGGCCGTGACACAAATTCATCACAACACCGAATCGGTGGAAGTTCAGGATCATCGCGAGTGGCAGAGCCAGAGCCTGGTAGAAGTGGTCGACCCAGCGCGGTGGCAATTCAACGGAGCCGAGTTCGCGGTCCATGAAGCTGACGGCGACGGCCAGGCGCCGACCAGGGCGACCATTACTTGCAAGTACGGTGAGCTGAATCTCACACTGGAATATCTCCAGGTCCAAGAAACGACATCATTGCCGTGGGCGGATAATCGTTGCGAAAGCCCGGACACCCATATGTGCAGACTCATCAATGCCGACTATTTCAGCTTGAGTTTCTGA
- a CDS encoding cold-shock protein has translation MNGRIKGTVKWFNDVKGYGFITCGKGGEELFVHYSAISGEGYKTLKERQTVSFEIEKGDKGMQATRVTPE, from the coding sequence ATGAACGGCCGAATCAAAGGAACTGTGAAATGGTTTAACGATGTAAAGGGCTACGGCTTCATTACCTGCGGCAAAGGAGGCGAGGAGTTGTTCGTTCATTACTCGGCGATATCCGGCGAAGGTTATAAAACGTTGAAAGAAAGGCAAACCGTCTCCTTTGAAATCGAAAAGGGCGACAAAGGCATGCAGGCCACGAGAGTGACGCCGGAATAA
- a CDS encoding RHS repeat-associated core domain-containing protein: MSANRKTPLCRYRYDPLDRLADCTPSAQTRTQRFYLKERLTSEIQGSVQRLVFQQGDQLLAQQQRQDDVVETTLLAIDLQHSVLYALDATRPHPFAYAPYGHRSPENGLLSLLGFNGERPDPVTGHYLLGNGYRAFNPVLMRFNSPDSMSPFGKGGLNAYAYGQGDPINTSDPTGHFNFITSPLKGVLNRAKLRTPKEIVYVHGVKLRISPGQELETFIRNPTTPFSPLKRPLSPEIIDSGIPQLELSLINDSNNLIKQELQAAHIIKLRPVSHNKIRKLSNFLENIKLSRTAHRANLEYFKRRTQELTPSSDDPPPSYKKTIFWSSGHTPGEILRG, translated from the coding sequence ATGTCGGCAAACCGCAAAACACCGCTCTGCCGCTATCGTTACGACCCACTGGATCGCTTGGCCGATTGCACCCCATCGGCCCAGACCCGCACTCAGCGTTTCTACCTGAAAGAACGCCTGACCAGCGAAATCCAAGGCTCGGTACAGCGATTGGTTTTCCAGCAGGGCGATCAACTCCTGGCGCAACAACAGCGCCAGGATGACGTCGTCGAAACCACCTTGCTCGCCATCGACCTGCAACACTCGGTTCTGTACGCACTCGACGCCACACGGCCTCATCCCTTCGCTTACGCCCCCTACGGACACCGCTCCCCGGAAAACGGCTTGCTCAGCCTGCTCGGCTTCAACGGCGAACGACCGGACCCGGTGACGGGGCATTATTTGTTGGGCAATGGCTATCGGGCGTTCAATCCGGTGTTGATGCGGTTCAATAGTCCGGATTCGATGAGCCCCTTTGGGAAGGGTGGGTTGAATGCTTACGCGTATGGCCAAGGCGACCCTATTAATACGAGCGATCCAACTGGACATTTCAATTTTATTACCAGCCCGCTCAAAGGAGTCTTGAATCGGGCGAAGCTTAGGACACCTAAAGAAATTGTGTATGTTCACGGAGTCAAATTGCGTATATCGCCTGGACAGGAGCTTGAGACATTTATTAGAAATCCTACGACGCCATTTTCACCATTGAAACGACCTTTGAGTCCAGAGATTATCGATTCAGGCATTCCGCAGCTCGAGCTATCACTTATCAACGACAGCAATAACCTCATTAAACAAGAGCTACAAGCAGCTCACATAATTAAGTTAAGGCCAGTCTCTCACAATAAAATTCGTAAACTCTCTAACTTTCTGGAAAACATAAAGCTTAGCCGAACTGCCCATCGCGCAAATCTGGAATATTTTAAGCGAAGGACTCAGGAACTAACACCCTCGTCTGACGACCCACCGCCCAGTTATAAAAAGACGAT